The genome window ATGCCGGAAAACTCTGTCCATGCAGTATCCTCTGAATGAACTATCACCTCCCCCAAATAAGGCTCTTGGATAAGCAGTTGTTCAGCCGAAATCGCCGGCACCTGCGAAGATATAAGTTGACTTTCCGCAGGGGTGAGGATACGCCAGTAATTCCAGTAACATCTTTGTCTCAGAGATTCGTAAGTATCCCCATATTCAGCATGATGCTGACAGGGAATCCCTGGCAGGGCATGGTTCTGGTAATGCACCTGAAGCCTGGCTACAGGACGCTCAGGGTTACTCAAATCAACGGTATAGACTAACGAACGATCCACAAGAGCATCGGCTTTGTTGAATCCCATATTGGTGTCCACCAGCATCAAAAAATCACCCTTTCCCGGGTGCACACCGGCATCTAAACCAAGCGATCGAAGCACCTGTTGAACATTCCCATCATTCAGGAAAATCATGAAATGCCCGGATTGAACATTTTTCAGAAGAACCTGCGCCACTTTCAACCAGGTGCTGGCATCACTTGATTCGCTGAGTTTGCGTTGAATGGCTTTGGCGAGCAACCCCATAAACTCTTTGCGTTTTCCCCACCAGACATCATCGGTTGTTCCAGAATCCGGCGCCCATGCTTCCACCATCCACTGCATCACATTGTGAGAGTCTACCTTTTCCTGAGACGGAGGTAATTGGACGGGGCCTAAAGCCTCCAGCAAATTCACGATAAAAACCTGGTCAAAGGCAACTACCCCATCCATCTTCTCCCCCGTTGATAGCGCATAAAGTTCCAGAGCCTTTTGAGCAGTGGTGGGAAAATCCGGCGACCAGTTGGCATCACGAGGCACCCAGTAACCGGCTTTCATGTAATATGCCATGGGCTCAGGCGGAGAGGGATAGACCACATTCGGATTGTCTACCGCGTAAGAATCGGCAATATCAAAATCTACAATCTTTCCACCTCTCAATTCCAGTACGCCAATGCCAGAAATAAACCCTCCCGTTGCGCGTAATTCTTCGTTGTTTTGAGCCAGGATTAAAAATCGGCGCGGTTGCTCACCACCCAAAATGGATGGAAGCACGGGAAACATTTGCCCTCCGTATTCTGCCATTGAAAGCAAAGCCTCATTTTGCATCCAGATGGTTCGCCATCTTTCCGGAAACCATTCAGGGTGAATATTTTTACGAATTATAGAGGCTTCCACAAACCATCCGTTTGCTTCTCTGGCTGAGGTGTTTTTTTCCAAAAGAGAATTAGCCAGTTGAGCAAGCCATGCCGGGGAAGGTACCTGTCCATCCAGAGATTTCAAGGCTGGGGCTATCTCCTGAAGCATTTCATCGGCGCCTCGAGAAAGTGCCACGCCATACAATATCAGAGGCTCAATCTGAGAAAGAGGTTTTCCCCATCCTGGAATCCATGTCAGGGCATCCGCCACCGGAAATACAGGCAACATCCCCCAGTAAATCCCCTCCATGTGATTGCGAGCCTGATGAACAAGAGAAGGAGCCTCGTGAAGAAAATCCGAGGGATTAAGTTGTTTGGCTTGACGCATGAGTTGGTAAAGCCCGGCCGCATGCCAGAGCAAGATAGAGATCCAAACAACGAGCAGGAAGAGGATACTCGCAAAAAGCCAGAAACGCAAAGACTTTCGGTTTGCGCATGAGGATTTTTGAATCGAATCCGAAACGTTCGAAGACGATGATTTATTGCTATAATGAATTATCACTGTCCACCACCCAGGAGCAAACATGGGGACAAAGTTAAGGCGCACCTTACTGCCAGGGGGTATTCTCGCCTGTCTTTTACTTTCTCTACTATATCATTCTACTTACGCCTGCGTGATAATGCAAACGGTTCCCACAGCCGCTCCCTCGGTCACACCCTCTGCAGTCAACCCTGTAGCCTCACCAACCCCACCCCTTCCCACTCAGGCAAGAAATACCCCAACACGAATAAGCTCCACTTTGTCCTCCAATACTCCCACAATACAAGAGAGCAGAGCCACCCAGGTGCAACCGTCTGCATCCTCCCCATCTCCGATTCCTCCCACAAGTGAAGGTGCTAAAGCAAACGATATCCAAACGCCCATCCCGTCAAACACTTCGCCCGCACCACCTGAAACCCCTGGTATGGTTTCTGCAACTGAATGGTTGAAGTCTTTGTATTTACTCATTTGCGGACTCAGTGTAATCGGAGGTGGAGTTGTGATTGCGATCATCATCACTCGCCAGAGAAAGACTCAATCCAATCAGAAATAAAATTGTACTTAAACGGGGGACACACTATGAAAAAGCCAACTCTTTTTTCCACCCTTGTCATTTGTATCTTCCTTGTCTTATCAGGGACAGTTCAGGCGGTGCCTGCTCAAGCGCAAACAAGCACCACATTGTATTTACCTCTGATTCGCCGTGCGGCTACCACATCCTGCCGTTTTGGTATTGCAGCCATTCCTGAGAACGCGGGGTATGCCGTTTCACTTGCACAATTCAAAGTAGGCGGATTTGTGGATTGGAACAACAATCCCGGCCGCGTTCTTCCCGGGGATGTAACTTACCTCCGAGTCATCAGCGTAAGCGATCCGTTCGATGACGTCCAAGTTGCCAATTATGCAGCAAACCTTGCCAGAGCCTACCCGGGCAGTTACTGGCAAATTGGCAATGAACCGGATACAACGTACCAGGGACATGGAATCTACCAGGACAATGTCACTGCCAGTCAATATGGACATCGCTACTATGTCATTGCCACAGCAATTCGGCAGGCTGATCCTACCGCCAAACTGGGGTTTGGCAGTGTTGTTCAACCCACTGCAGTACGTTTCCGCTATCTGGAAATGGCTCTTGCCAGACTCATTCAGGACAGTGGAAATGCTTCTACAGCATACGGGTTGATTGATTTTCTCAGCATTCACGCATTCATCCTGAACGAGGATGAAGACCACAATGATGACGGAATCATCGATAATAAATGGGGCACAGGCGTTCCCAAAGATTACAATGATCCTTATTTGTACTGTATCACCACCAATCCAGATGGAACATGCAAGACCAAAATCCTCCCGGAAGCCCTTACCCCGGCACAAACCTACGACATTAACCGCTTCAAGTCCCGCATTCAAAATATGCGTCAATGGATGTACAATAATAATCTAAGAAATAAACCATTGTGGATCACAGAATATGGAAGCCTTCTGCCTCCCATCACCAGGCCAGAAGACAATTTGACCACTTTACCCGACTCTGTGACGGCACAATACATGGTGAACACTTTCGATTATTTACGCACAGCCACCAGTACAACCACCGGCCTCCCGGCAGATGGGAATCGTCTGGTGCAACGCTGGTTCTGGTATAGTCTCAATGAACATCGCTACTGGTTCGGAGGTTCTCTATACGACCCTGATACTTCTCCCCCACAACTCACTTTGATCGGGCAAACGTTTATAAACTACATGGCTCCATTGATGCCAGAGGAAGGATGTTTGCCCTGATCGGAAAGGATTTTTCTATGTCTTCAGGGAAAAAATTCATTGTGTTGGTGTTGTCTGCTCTTGTGCTTGCTCTGGCATGGATGGGAGGTACATGGACAACAACCCAAGGCGCCACCCAGGGACAAAGCACTCTGCCTACCATCACCCCTACGCGTGAGCCCCCCGATACCCCTACTCCCACGCGAGTAGGAGCCCCACCCCCCACATTCCCCATTCCTCTCATCTTCATTGTTTCGGTGGTTCCGGGGGAAAGTGTCACCATCCGGACTGCGAACTTCCCCCCAAATACCGATTTTGATGTGCTGATGAATTACTACGGCACACTGGGAATCGGAGGCGAAAAAGTTGCCACTGTCAACTCGGGTTCTGGGGGAGTGCTCACCTGGACTTTTAATATCCCTTCTTTCCTGAAAGATGCGGCAAGAATCGCCATTCGCCTGCAAAGCCAGAGGGGGTACTATTCTTACAACTGGTTCTGGAATAAACCAACCAGTGGCACCGGACAGGCTCCCTCAAAACCGTTTGTGATTCCCACATTCAAGATTATTGCTGTCGAACGGGATAAAACGGTGACTATTCAAACTGCCAACTTCCCTGCCAACGATACCTTTGACGTGTTGATGAATTATTATGGCACTCTGGGTATTGGCGGAATCAAGGTCGATCAGGTCAATTCGGGCAGCGGAGGAACCCTGACTTTCACCTTCAATATTCCAGAAGCCATGCGCGGGCAAACCAAAATTGCTATTCGGCTCCAATCACCAACTTCCGGGTATTATGCCTATAACTGGTTCTGGAATAATTCCACTTCGGAAGCCTCTATCCCGCCCAGTACCCCGCCCGCTGAGAGTCCTGTTCCATCTCTTCCCCCTGGGGTTATCCCGACTTTTAGAATTCAAAGCGTGGTACGGGATACCAGCGTTACCATCGTAACCAGCAATTTTCCTCAAAACGATACTTTTGATGTGCTCATGAATAACTACGGGACATTGGGTATCAACGAGGTTAAAGTGGAGACTATTTCCAGTGGCTCAGGCGGCACGTTGACTTTGACATTCACCATCCCAGAGAGCATGCGAGGGAAGAGTCGCATCGCCATCCGTTTGCAATCTTCCAAGTCCGGCTATTACGCATATAACTGGTTCTGGAACAACACCTACCCATAAGCCGGTATGGTATTTCTGAGCAAAAACGGCGGGTGTCCGCCGTTTTTTGCTTAATAAGCCCCTTTTCCCAGAATCACTGCCGGCAAGGTACGAGCCAGAATGACCATGTCTTTCAACAGAGAATATTTTTCGATATACTCCAACTCTAATTCTAAACGTGAGGATATATCCAGGTCCGCCCTGCCAGCCACCTGCATGGGACCGGTCATGCCCGGCTTGACAATCAAACGCTGACGTTCCCGATCGGTATAGCGGGCAACAACCGACAATTCTTCAGGACGCGGACCTACCAGACTCATCTCCCCTTTCAAGACATTCCAGAATTGAGGCAGTTCATCCAGACTCCACCGGCGTAAAAAGCGCCCAACACGGGTCACACGGGGGTCATTGGACAGTTTGAAAGCCAATCCGCCATTCGGGCAAAGCGGTTCCAAATTCTGCCTGTATTGCTCTGCGCCTACCACCATCGTGCGCAATTTCACCATACGGAAGGGTTTGCCATTTTCTCCTGCCCGCCATTGGATAAAAAACACCGGGCCAGGGCTATCCAACTTAATGGCCAGCGCACTGAGCAAAATTACAGGGAGAGAAATCACTCCACCAATGCTTGCGCCAAACAGGTCCATTGCCCGCTTGACAAAGCGCTCTACAGCGCTCAAACCCTTCCTGCGAACCGCGCGAGGCTTGCTGAAGATTCCCCAAACAATGCCGGCTAACTGTGCAAATGCTCGGGTGGGTATCAGAACAACACTATAGGGAACCAGATATGGATCTTTCTTAACCAGAAACATCAGAAAAGGTAAGGCTGTCAACCAGAAAACCACACCAAAACCTGCCATGCCCCAGAGCAATCTCGGGAATACATGGGTTAATGGAGCGCAAAGAAAGATCAGCCCCAACAGGAAAATTTGCCAGCGCTGAGATGGAAGAGTGTGAGAGTCATGAAATGTCTTCTCCGGGAGCCAGTTAAGCATTACTGCTTTCCAGTACCCAATCCAGAATTTCCTTTGAAAGTATTCCTGAATGTTTTTATCGTGACTATGCGAAACTATAGCATTTGGTTCAAAGACCAAACGATACCCTTTACGCGCCAAACGGAAAGAAAATTCCTGATCTTCTACAGAAGGAACCGGGAAGACCGGATCAAATCCCCCATTCTGTAGAAATACATCCTTACGGTAAGCAGCAGAATAGGTGTCAATAAAATCGATTTGTTCCAGCGGTTTCATTCTTTCATATTTGTATTCATACTCAATCTGAACAAATCGCGCCACGGGTTTGGCACTGCTTGTGGAATAAATCCCTTTTACACCAATTACATCCCCATCATTAAAACGACTCAAAAGGGTTTCTAACCACCTTGCATGGGGAACACAATCTGCATCTGTAAAAACCAGGATCTCCCCACGGGCTTCGCAAGCCCCGCGATTCCTGGCAGCCGCAGGTCCTGCGTTGGTTTGACGGATAACCCTAACCCCAGCAAAAGTACAGGCAATCTCTGCAGTCTGATCGCTGGAACCATCATCCACGACAATAACCTCATAGTCCTTGAGAAAAGTCAAATTTGTCTGATGGAGCACTGCCTCCAAACAGGCAGTCAGGGTATCGGCAGCGTCCTTGGCTGGAATGATGACACTGGCTTTCATGGTTTTTTCCATCGTCCCCAGAAAAGGATCAGAGCCGAGACAACTAAGGGAAACACTGTGACAATACCGTGTAACAAAATGGCGAAAGATAGACTTGGAGCCAATGGAATTTGAAACAGGGACATTCCTAAAACCACTGCTCCATGGAATGGACCCACATTTCCCGGAATCAAGGCAGGGATTAATGACACGTAAACAAACACAAGAATTACCCCAGCGATTTTGACGTTCACGGGCAAAGCCAGAGCCTGCAGGGTAAAAAGATTGGTGAGAATCATGCTTCCCCAAATGAGCATACTGAGGAAAACCGATAGAAATACCAGAAACAGGTGTCGTTTGGTGAGATTTAAACGCTGTTGCAACCTTCCAATTTCAGGTCCCAAAACCTCCCTGAACGGCTGGGGAATGAATGAGATGCTTTGAAGATTGAAAAAACGAATTGCCCAGACCACACCTCCAAGGATCAAGAGAACTAACCCTGCAAGAAACCAGGAATAAACTGGCGGAAACTTTATCCATTCAGAAACCCACGGGGCAAGTACAAGGGTCAGAAGAGAAAGAAATAACAAATCTTCCCACTTCTCCAAAAGGATGCTGAAGGCACCGGGAAGCATTAATCTTTTATCCTTCACCCCTAACCAGGAAAGCCGTAGGACTTCCCCTCCACGAAACGGCATGACGATATTGACCGCTTGTCCAACGAAAAAAGGAGCAATCAAGTCTTGAGAGGCTACCATATCGCGCTCTCCCCCAACCAGGCGCAGCAAAACACCCCAGCGTAAAATTTTCATCCCCAGGGTGAAGAAAAAACTTAAGACCGATAAAGTTCCCCATTTCCAATCTACTGAAGCCAGAATATGAAAAACTGGTTTCCAATCAATCTCCCAAAAACAGAAATACACTACCAGAATAAACGTCCCTCCCTTCGCAATAAGGGGAAAACATCGTTTTAAAGAGCAGGAATGTTCAGTTACCCTGACACTCATAGGCTATTATTATTGAAGGGTGTAAATCTACTTTCGTCTGGCAAATAGCCCGGTCAGAATTCAGTGCCAGCAATTTTTCGCCCCATTCTCCCCCTGAATCTGTAGATGGATAATGCAAATCAGGATATGCCTTCTGGAGAGATTGACGATACCAGGCGAAAGGGGTCAGAGGCAACACCACAATTCGCACATCCGGTCGTTGTTTCAACCCGAAATGGTAATACCAGAGAGGAAAAGTATCCTGATCTCGAATCGTGACGATGACAGCATTCGAGGGCAATGACTGGAGGGTACGCTCGGCAAAGTCTGCAGCATCGCCTTTGTATCGCACATCGACCTCACGAAGAGTTGCAGGGATACACCACACCACCCAGAACAGGAAAAGGGATATCAACACCCAACCCACTGGAAATGTTTTCCACTTCCAATTCTTAATTTCCATCAGTCCAATTCCCGTCGCCATGCTCAAAGCCATCCAGGCAGGAATCAGGTAAACCTGCGAATCTTCTGCAGCATAGCCAAGCGAAAAAGAAGCGAAAGCAAGAAAAATCCAGAGCAAAATTTTTCCCACACGGGTAGGATACGCAATAAGCACCCCCCCAAGCGCCAGCAACACCCCCAACACGCTGAAATCTTTCAACCACAAATCCGCAAAAGCAGACAAGCGAGACAGGAATTGTTCCCCGTCGACATTGAACAGCATTCCCTGGTAAATCTTTCCAGTGACCAGCCATAAAAATCCTTGCCAGTCACTGGCTCCCCCCCAATTGACAGGGGGGTATGCCTGCGCTCGTAGAGGCAATATCCCGTAAATAAGAAGCCCTGACCCAAAGCATATCGCTTGAAGGAACACGAATCTCCAGGAAGTACGTCTTCCGTAACCTATTCCAGCCCAGAGAACCAGAGGCAACAACCAAACAATAGACAAATGATTACCGACACCCAATCCAGCCATGCCGCCGAGCAAACACAGCGTTTTTATGGAAAGCAAGGTTTCCCCCATCAGAGCGCTGATCCACCACACCCATATCATCACCACCAGCGCATGGAGTCCATGAACTTCTACGATCAGTGCCTGAGACCAGACCAGTCTCGTGGAAAGCCAGAGAAAAGCAGAAAACACTCCAACTGCCCCTGCCCAGGGTTTCGCCTTGAAAACAACTTTCTCTACCCAAAGGGCAAGGAGACCAGCGGCCATCGCCATACACAGCGCAGAAAGCAAAGCCCCCCTCCAGTATGGCGTGTGAACTGGAAAACTTTGAAAAACCGCTCCGAGAACAAGATAAAGCGGGTACCCCGACGGATGAGGAACACCCTGTGTGAGAATGGCTGCAAGGAAATCCCCCCCATCTGCTCCCTGATTTTGCCATGTGATGCGTTCGGGTAAAAGAGGAAGGTAAAAGATACCCCCAACCAGAGTAGCAATGAGAAAGGGAGAGAGGAATCGCTTCATTGAAGAATATCGTACCATGAGATGAAAACAACGGGGTGACGCTCAATCACCCCGTTCGTCAACTCCAAAGAAGGTTATTTGTTTTTTGGGGGCTTCCACCCCAGGGTGAAATATCCCCATTCCAGGGTGGAGCAGGAAATACGTCCGTACTTGCCCACTTCGGGTTCAAAAGACACGTCTTCACAGGATTGCCATTCCTTCTTGTTCGGATTGAACCAGAAGAACCCAAAACGCTCCGGCATTTTGTCATGAACCCAGCGCTCATACCAGGTTAATTCAAAGTAAACCTTCTTGGGACGGCATGACTGCGAATCATCCACAACCCCCTTCACATACTGTCGAACCTCCAGAGCTTCCCGCCAGTAATTTAACTGGGAACGTTGGGGTAAATAACGCACAGGGATTTTGCAAACGAGTTCCACAGCCTCATCACAAGCGGTGCCAGGCGGGTTAATCACCCCACCCCAAATGTCTTTATTCCTTGTCTCGGGGAAGCGTAAGAGAGACAATTCCACCTCAACCTCTTTGCTGAGCGGTGCTTTTACACAGTAAAGTGGAGCACCCTTGCTCTTAGGAGTGGGTACAGGTTCCTCTGGTGGTGGGACAACCGTCGTAGGTGCCATCGTCGGAACCGTCTGGGCACTGGATAGGTCAGGGGTGGCTAAGCCTAAGAAAATGCTTACCAAAACGAAAATGGCTAAAAACGCAAAGGTTTTCTTCCAGAACATATAGCCCCCTTGCATCAAAAATTACTGAAATGATTATAGCATGTTCATAAAGAATATTTCATTACAAAATAGATAAAAATCTCATGGTAACAAACGGAAATGCGCTTCCAGACGTGGTAGATTTACGTCAACGCATTCCACCTTGACAGGTTGATTCTTCACCAATCCATGAGAAGAGGGCAATGTAGTTTCCCATGCCAGTTCAGGAATCAAAACCACCACCCCGGAAGGGCGCAAATCCACTACCTGTGCCATTCCACTCCAATGAGGATTCTGGAGCAAATACACCAGCGTCCAGTGCTTTTCGGAGAGAATTTCTGCCTGGCGGAGAGAGGGTAAGAGAACCTCCACTTCTCCAATTCGCTCCAGAATGTCCTGCTCGCTAAGCAGTTTCTCTCCACGGAGAAAACTCCGTATCTGTTGATGCACTACCAAATCCAGATAACGCCTTAACGGGCTGGTCCCCTGAACGTAGAACTTTAATCCCAGGCCGGCGTGCTCTGCTGGTGCCGATCGATATTGACTTCGTTTCATCCAGCGTCGCATCGCATACATATCTGCCAGAGTGTCACCCGATACCCGCTGCTCAGGTGCTTCCTGGATGGTAAAAGGAACGGGCACATTTCTTTCTATACACCACTGAGCAATCGCAGTTCCAGCCAGAAGCATTGCTTCTTCTACCATCCGACGACTTCGTAAGGATAGGACCGGTTGAATTTCTACTTTCTGATGTTCATCAACTTTCACCCTGACCTCAGGTAAATCCAGTTCAACAGCCCCATGTCTCAAGCGGGCTTCTCTATGAAACCCAAGCCATTTTTCAATCTCTGAAAACAGGGGGGCATCCATCAAAACCTCTGCATTCTGATAAGTCAACCGTGACACTCGAACCCGAGAAGGTACTATCTCAACATTCTGAATTTCTCCACTTGGGGATAAACAAATTCCAATGGACAGTGCAGGGGAGATTTCCTGCTTCCCCAAACCGAATTTTGAGATGGCATCTTCGGAAAGCATATGCACGGTGCCTTCGGGAAGGTGAAGTGACTCACCCCGTGCTCGCGCTTCCCGATCGGCTTGTGTGTCTGGAAGAATTAATGCCGCAGGGTCAGCAATATGAACCCAAATTCTTCCTTCATCGAAACTAATCGCATCATCAGGAACTTCGCTTCCTGCATCGTCGATAGCAAAGGAAAGGAGATGCGTCAGATCTTTCCGAGGCTCTTCTGGAAGCCCCGGCAAAGGGTAAACGGGCACCTGAAGAGGAACTTGAAACCGACGGGGATACGGATTGTAAGTTTCTTTCCAGTAACCCACTTCCAGTAAAAGTTGATGAGCATTTTCGGGCGTTTCTGCCCGCTTTAAATCCTGTAAGGCTCTTGAACGTTTCATCAGCCCGCAGGCAAATTGTTCAATCTCTTTGAGATAACGAACATCCTGTTCAACGTAGAGTTTCTGATTTATTCGAAATAGAAAGGCTTGCCATTCCTCTTCGGCTTTTTGCCGAGCCCTTTCTTGCTCTTCCTTTTCTTTCACCTCTTTTTCCGAGAGAACTTGAATTGCCTCAGGGGTTCCCTTGAAAAACTTTCCCTCCATGACGTTCTTCCAGACTTCCCATGCCGTTTGAGGAGTGTATGCACCAAACGCTAACTCGGATAATTCTGCCAGGGTAGTGGTCATTCCAGTCAGAATCTGCCAGGCACCTTGAAGGTCCCCAGAGGCAGGTTTTTGTAATTCTTTGAAGTCCTGAAGGGGACCGGGATGCAACACCACAACATCCTTTGGGCGCACACGCTGAACTTCCCCACTGGCTAATTCAATCTCCCAGCGCTCACCCACCCGGATGACTCTGGCAGGTTCTTGCCGAAATACAACCAAGGCGCCTATTTGGACAGAATGCATAAACACCTCATCTTATGAGAATGGGATAACAAGTATCATGAGTTTTGTGAATCATGTAAAATACACTTAACCCATGGACGAATTTGATCCCACCTTGCCGCTCAACCAAATCCTTCAGGGAGATTGTCGGCAAATTCTACCCTCTCTCCCCGATCAAAGCATCGATTTAATCTTTGCCGATCCACCTTACAACCTGCAATTACAGCAGGATTTATATCGTCCCGATCGCTCAAGGGTAGATGCAGTCAATGATTCCTGGGATCAGTTTACCAGTTTTGCCGAATACGACGAATTCTCACGCTCATGGCTGACAGAATGTCGGCGAGTGCTCAAGGATGATGGAGCGATTTGGGTCATTGGAACTTACCATAACATCTTCCGCCTTGGCACTATTTTACAGGATTTGGGTTTCTGGATTTTAAATGATGTGGTTTGGATTAAGTCCAATCCCATGCCAAACTTTCGTGGCGTGCGTTTCACCAATGCTCATGAAACCCTGATCTGGGCTGTGAAGTCCAGACGTGCCAATTACACTTTTAATCACCATGCCATGAAAGCCCTCAATGAAGACCTGCAAATGAGGTCCGATTGGTACATTCCCATCTGTTCAGGTACGGAGCGAATCCGCATCCATGGCAAAAAAGTGCATTCCACCCAGAAACCTGAAGCCCTTTTGTATCGCATTATCCTAGCAACTACTCGGCCCGGAGACGTGATTCTCGACCCTTTTTTTGGCACCGGCACGACCGGCGCTGTGGCACGTCGTCTGGGCAGGAACTGGATTGGAATTGAAAAAGAACCTCGATATATCGAACTGGCAAGACAGAGGATTGAACAAATCGAGCCATACCCCCAGCAAGCACTTGCTTTACCTGTTCGGTCACGAAAAAGCCGATTGCCATTTGGAAGACTGGTCGAACAAAACCTGGTCCAACCCGGACAAATTCTCTTTTTCGACCGCAACCCTGAGATTCGCGCCGTGGTATTATCCGATGGGCATCTTTCTGTAAACGGATGGAAGGGCTCCATCCACATGACCGCGGAAAAAATTTGTGGTCACCCAACCAATGGCTGGGAACGATGGTTCTTCCTCGATGAACAAGGAATCTTCCAACCAATCTCAATCTTAAGGCAAAAATACCTTTCCAATGTGTCCATCGAAAATGATATGCAAGGATAAAACCAATGCCTTTAGATGTTTCTCGAATCCAAGCCATTTGCTTTGATATTGACGGCACCCTGAGTGACACTGATGACGAATGGGCAGAAAGGGTGCTTAAAGGTATATCTTTCCTGAAAGGCTGGGTTGGTGAGCAACGCCTGCGAAATCTGGCTCGATGGGTTGTCATGGAAATTGAGTCTCCAGGAAACTTGCTCTACAATCTTCTGGATCGACTTCATCTGGATGATGAAGCCTCAAGGTTATTTAATTTTTTCGTACGAAAATTCCATCCGCGTCCTTCCCGTTTCAGGTTAATTTCCGGGATGGACAAAACCTTACAGACGCTTGCTCAGTACTATCCGCTTGCAATTGTCAGTGCCAGAGATGAAGAGGCTACTCTTGCTTTTCTCCAACAGTTTGACCTGACCTCTCTTTTTCAAGTCATCGTCTCTGCCCATACATGCAAATTCACCAAACCCTTTCCAGACCCTATTCTCTGGGCGGCAGAAAAGTTGAATGTTCCACCTTCTGCCTGTTTGATGGTTGGAGATACTACAGTAGATATTCATGCCGGCAAAAAAGCCGGTGCACAAACCGTAGGAGTATTGTGCGGATTCGGCACACACAAGGAACTGGTTTGCGCAGGAGCAGACTTAATCCTGGAAACAACTTCAGAGTTAGCAGAAATTCTGCTTAAAGAGAAAAATTCCATGCCAAATTGATTACAAAATCTCTATACAAATTGAAGGGTTGGGAAGAATACCATAGAATAGAAGA of Anaerolinea thermophila UNI-1 contains these proteins:
- a CDS encoding ribonuclease catalytic domain-containing protein; the encoded protein is MHSVQIGALVVFRQEPARVIRVGERWEIELASGEVQRVRPKDVVVLHPGPLQDFKELQKPASGDLQGAWQILTGMTTTLAELSELAFGAYTPQTAWEVWKNVMEGKFFKGTPEAIQVLSEKEVKEKEEQERARQKAEEEWQAFLFRINQKLYVEQDVRYLKEIEQFACGLMKRSRALQDLKRAETPENAHQLLLEVGYWKETYNPYPRRFQVPLQVPVYPLPGLPEEPRKDLTHLLSFAIDDAGSEVPDDAISFDEGRIWVHIADPAALILPDTQADREARARGESLHLPEGTVHMLSEDAISKFGLGKQEISPALSIGICLSPSGEIQNVEIVPSRVRVSRLTYQNAEVLMDAPLFSEIEKWLGFHREARLRHGAVELDLPEVRVKVDEHQKVEIQPVLSLRSRRMVEEAMLLAGTAIAQWCIERNVPVPFTIQEAPEQRVSGDTLADMYAMRRWMKRSQYRSAPAEHAGLGLKFYVQGTSPLRRYLDLVVHQQIRSFLRGEKLLSEQDILERIGEVEVLLPSLRQAEILSEKHWTLVYLLQNPHWSGMAQVVDLRPSGVVVLIPELAWETTLPSSHGLVKNQPVKVECVDVNLPRLEAHFRLLP
- a CDS encoding site-specific DNA-methyltransferase, which gives rise to MDEFDPTLPLNQILQGDCRQILPSLPDQSIDLIFADPPYNLQLQQDLYRPDRSRVDAVNDSWDQFTSFAEYDEFSRSWLTECRRVLKDDGAIWVIGTYHNIFRLGTILQDLGFWILNDVVWIKSNPMPNFRGVRFTNAHETLIWAVKSRRANYTFNHHAMKALNEDLQMRSDWYIPICSGTERIRIHGKKVHSTQKPEALLYRIILATTRPGDVILDPFFGTGTTGAVARRLGRNWIGIEKEPRYIELARQRIEQIEPYPQQALALPVRSRKSRLPFGRLVEQNLVQPGQILFFDRNPEIRAVVLSDGHLSVNGWKGSIHMTAEKICGHPTNGWERWFFLDEQGIFQPISILRQKYLSNVSIENDMQG
- a CDS encoding HAD family hydrolase, whose translation is MPLDVSRIQAICFDIDGTLSDTDDEWAERVLKGISFLKGWVGEQRLRNLARWVVMEIESPGNLLYNLLDRLHLDDEASRLFNFFVRKFHPRPSRFRLISGMDKTLQTLAQYYPLAIVSARDEEATLAFLQQFDLTSLFQVIVSAHTCKFTKPFPDPILWAAEKLNVPPSACLMVGDTTVDIHAGKKAGAQTVGVLCGFGTHKELVCAGADLILETTSELAEILLKEKNSMPN